In the genome of Naumovozyma dairenensis CBS 421 chromosome 7, complete genome, the window GACTGTGGAAGAATGATATAGACAGAGACTCAACCACCAATATACCAATAGTCCATTACAATGACAAACACAAACAGCAAAATGGTTAAAGCAGTCATCTTCACCGATTTCGACGGAACAGTCACCTGGCAAGATTCCAACGATTACCTTACTGACCATTATGGGTTCGGTAAGGAAGCTCGTGCTAAGATCTTCGAAGGTGTCCTTGATGGTTCCAAATCATTCAGAGATGGATTCACTGCCATGATTGATTCCATTCAAACTCCATTAGAAGAATGTAAGAAGATTTTGGAAACTAAGATCCAATTAGACCCAGGTTTCAAAGATACCTTTGAATGGGCTCAACAAAATAATGTCCCTATCGTGGTCGTGTCTAGTGGGATGAGACCAATTATTAAGGATTTGTTGTCTAGATTACTTGGTGCTGATTCTATTGATAAGATCGATATCGAATCCAATGAAGTCGAAGTCGATGAGCAAAATCAATGGAAGGTTATTTACAAAGATGAAACTCCATTCGGTCatgataaatcaattactattgatgattataag includes:
- the PYP1 gene encoding putative phosphoric monoester hydrolase (similar to Saccharomyces cerevisiae YNL010W; ancestral locus Anc_1.395), which encodes MTNTNSKMVKAVIFTDFDGTVTWQDSNDYLTDHYGFGKEARAKIFEGVLDGSKSFRDGFTAMIDSIQTPLEECKKILETKIQLDPGFKDTFEWAQQNNVPIVVVSSGMRPIIKDLLSRLLGADSIDKIDIESNEVEVDEQNQWKVIYKDETPFGHDKSITIDDYKKKFESGLKQGETRPTYFYCGDGISDLSAAKECDLLFAKRGKDLVTFCKRQNVPFHEFDTYADILASMKDVLDGKKTVTELMEN